From Malus sylvestris chromosome 1, drMalSylv7.2, whole genome shotgun sequence:
AAGAAAAATACCTAGATATAGAAAACATAGAGCTTATAGATTGAAGGTGGATGAATTGAAGGAACGATGtgtgagattttttttcttcttatttatgTAATCTAGGTGTTGACAACAAGTTTAGTTTTGATCAaagtttaattttcaaataGTATTAACTATAGTTCTTAATTATATTTGGTAGACATATACTTTTCTGAAAATATAAAGCTACCGtaacattttttgtttaattatgaaATGGTTTGAATCAGGTTACCATGGCCTCCCATAAGGTTGAAGATGGTAACCTAGCTGTCAAATGCAAATAGATGTCTAATAAATTTTCAACGATACTTGCTCAAATTTCAATGACACAGAGTGAGGAAGAAAATGACATGTTTTCTTCCCATATATTCTTATGAACAGAGGAAAGTCACACGGGGGGCGGGGGGAAGAAGACTGACAAAGAAAAtttaggaaggaaaaaaaaggaggagaaGAGGAAAAAAGTGAACCGTCACAAACTGAGTcatacacaatttttttttttttttttaaagcttagATAGAGTTATGCATACTGTGGTTGCATGTATTTTCCTTGGATTGCAGAAAAATCTACCAACCAATCAAACGGTGAGCATGAACTCATATATAGCTCGTAGCTAAACGCAATTCTTTTTTTGGTCTGATGGTTGGCTTCGCACATTTACTCTTTGAATGGAGAATCTTACAAAACGTACAGATGCTTTTATATATCACCACCATCTTTACGGTGCAGCCTTAAATTATAAAGTTTTATACATCAATTAAGTAACTCGTAATATAATTAACATCTATACCTAAACAAACCCCCAATTTATGATTCCGttaattctttttctttattaacCCATTTACTCATATTCACATTAACCCATCCCTAAAAAATGAGCTGCCCAAAGTCCATTTAACTCATTTAGAGCacctccacccctaaaaattgGGTTAATAAAAAATGAGTTGGGCAAGAGTCTAGTcatttagagcaactccacttCTAAAAATGAGCTGGCCCAAAGTCCATATAATCTACCAAACTAAATGGTAATTGACCAAGTGCATCTTTACTTCTAAAAATTGAGCTAAGCAAGAATCTAGTCAATTcgaattaaaatattattaattttttttatagataataaaaaataatttatttttaatttcggataggatttttcaccaatcttgtcacgccacgtgtcattattcgaaaatacaatttttgtggatagattttcaTGTAGAATTTTAAccagtttaaataaagtacccaatttaataaattttcattttattttttctgtattttaaaacaatttttaagaatttttattaagttaattaatttagattgttggatttaaaaaaaaaatgaaatctaACAACCCAAAATTGAACATGTGGAGTGAGATCGAGGAGTGTGGAGGGGAGAAATTGCAGCAGACATGCCGACAGTTCCAGGTTCAGGGAGGGTGGACAAAGCCTCCATTTCAAACAATTAAAGTCAACTGTGATGGGGCTTGGTATAAGCAAACGGAAAGGGGTGGATTTGGGTGGGTTGCTAGAGATTTTGCGGACATTTTTAAAAGAGCTGGAGGGGTAGGGAATATCTTATGTGAATCTAGTTTGATGGCCAAAATGGAAGCGATGAGGGTGGCTTTGTTGACTTATGTGGAGAGAGGCTTTGGGATAGTTCAAGTAGAAACTGATTTGAAGGTAATGGTGTACATGCTAAATGGTGTTTTACAACCGGAGGCTGTCATGGAAGGTGTTATATGAGACATTCATCATATTAAGCAGCAATTGAGTTcaattgaatttctttttacTCCTCGAGCCTGCAATGGGGCTGCACATTTGGTGGCAACTTATGTCAAACGTGTGGAGGAATGATTTGAACTGAAATAGTTGTTTAATACTCCTGATTTATGATGTAAATATTTCAATTCATATCAAATAATACTACTATATCTTTGgaaaaaagaaaccaaaatcTAGCCGTTGAGAGTGCCAGTGTGCCACTGATCTATTTCTAAAGCTAGAATCggccttctctttgaaaataggTAATAGTTAAATTATCTATTGAATCCCTGAGCCAGATTTTTCTTACCTTTATCAAAAGAAGAAATGTAGAAAGATGCCGTTGTCTGCCATTAACAGTCCCTGTTTCCAAAACCAACCCAATGCATCCAACTTTCTTCAGAAATTAATAAATAGAAAATCTAACTCTCCGATTTTCTTCAGACCCCCCATTAATGTCCATATTTATTTCTCAATCCTATCCTGTGGTCCTCTCTCACCAACTAGGGTTTCTTTCCCATTACTCCCAtgagccccccccccccccccccaacatcTCTATTTAAAGTCCCTTTAGACCACAATCCCTCTTCATAAGTAGAACTAGGGTTTCTCTTCACGACTAGGGTTTGTCTTTTAGTTTGTAGATCTGTAGAAGTGAGTAAATGGGAGCTCCCTTTGATTCAAAAGCAGGAGGGAGAGAGGGTCTTACACTGCTGCTGGTTCATGGATACCTCTGGGGTGCGCACGGTAAGGAAACTGCGCAGTTTAAGGGTTTGCATGACCCAGGAGATGTGAATTCCTTCTCCTCTCCTTTCTTGGATTGAAGGGAGCTCCGATACTATTTGCCTGTCCTGTCtctctcattttatttcaatttattcgttaattttatgaaactataattatatgtatgtatgtataaataTTGCTGACCTGTAGTGTTTTTTGCGAAGGTTTTTGTGACTTCAGGGTTCGTAAGAAATTTAGCCTGAAATACGTTGAAGGGCATGCATATGCAGATCCGGACGGAGCACCATATTATTTAGTTTCTCTTTTGCTTGTGTAAATCTACGAAATCCAAATGTTTTTTGTTATCCAAATTTGCCAGGGAATGTTCATGGAGTTTTTACAGACTGCGTAACTCTGTaaactaattaaataaaaattaattatgtaTTAACAACAACACCGTATCCATCGTTCTGGTTCTGGATCTGATCCTAGATGGCCGTAGACAATACTTGTAAACTGTGTATTTTGGTCTGattattttatgtattaatATATAAACACATTCAATGAATTAATCTTCTAATATAACAAATACTTTCTCTGGAAATCTCATCTTTCTTTTCCGATTACAATGTTGAACATGGCGTTGGcgctttctttttttcttttttataaaatgaataTTGGATTTCGCTGCAGGTGCCATATTTGAATGCATAGCTAAATATATAAGATTGTCACATCCGCCTTGATGATTTGGTCAATCGCCATTGTCTGCCTGACTCGATAAAAATAATGTTCATCATCTCATTCATCACGGGTATATTGTATACTTCATGTAACCTGATACACGTTTTTTGATCGGATTATTCAATCCAAACAAAAGGATGACTTTCTCATACTCCAAACTCCAATTTTTGTTATGTTGTAAATAgcgtaaaaaattattttagctaCTCAATTCAACTTTTCATTACTATTTTAACAAGTTTTCATTAACATGCAAAATCAAAAGGTTACTGTTTTTCTCCTCTCTCAGATGactcttataatttttttaatatctaaGAGCATATCctaaactccgcctatgtaagtttatcttacattgccggtcccaagcccaagtaaaggaggagggggagggcgtcaggtagtcgacagccggcactccatagttacgtcgaatccttatgaaaatgaattcagaacgaaatcgcgctaaagctagggcgtcacccgtaagtggcgcgttgtgtggcccgagcacagtgataagtgagcaagggtcgctgtatctccataggcacccggatgcagtgttaaatgagcaagggggccatagaaacttcttttcgaacgactccactcaaagttgtttgggagcatatgcacctatcaactttacacgggacacacaaaagaagtactttgattccattggacgggggagggtgaagaagctaggacagaagggtagagttcaggagagtagaatgcgtttaggaacgtggaatataggaaccttaacgggaaaatctatggaagtagtggaagttatggtgaggagaaggataaatattatgtgcttacaagaaactaagtgggttggtcttaaggcaaaggatctagaaaactcagggtttaaactttggtactcgggcacaaatagaacgaaaaacggtgttggcatcatcgtggacaagatcttgacacaagatgttgtagatgtcaagagggtaggagatagaatcatggcaatcaagattgtaataggacaagaacttatcaatgtgattagtgcgtacgcacctcaagtagggttggatatgagttcgaaggagaaattttgggaagaccttggagacttggtgcaaggaattgctcagacggagaagttatttataggaggagatttaaatggacacgtgggcagggagacaggcaactatggaggttttcatggtggccatggttttggggagagaaacgaggatggggaagctatcttggattttgcaatggcatatgatctcttcttagccaacaccttctttaagaagagagaagaacatgtgatcacctacaagagtgggtcgtcaaaaacacaaatagattttcttctaatgaggaaaggggatcgtataacttgtaaggattgcaaagttataccaggagagagcgtggctaatcaacatcgcttgttggtgatggatgtacatatcaaaagagtgagaaaaaagaacaagacttggaagtgcccaaggactagatggtggaatctaaaagaagaaaaacaagtcattttcaaagagaaagcaatcacccagtgtgtgtgggatagagagggggaagctagccaaatgtgagattccatggctagttgtatccgaaaagtagcaaaagaggtattaggagagtccaagggctttgccccacaccaaaaggaatcttggtggtggaatgatgaggtacaaacaaaggtgaaggctaagaaggaatgttgtaaagccttatacaaggataggaccgatgaaaatggtgaaaggtatagaaaagcgaagcaagaggcgaagaaagctgtgagagaagctaagttagcggcttatgatgatatgtataagcgactagataccaaagaaggagagtttgatatctataaactagctagagcaagggaaaaaaagacaagggacctaaaccaagtgaggtgcatcaaggatgaggatggaaaggttcttgttacagagaacgcggttaaagatagATAGAGagattattttcataatcttttcaatgaaggacatgaaatgagtgcttttttaggggagttgagtaactcagaagagtgtagaaactactctttttatcgtcgaatccggaaggaagaagtggttgtagctttgaagaagatgaagcatagaaaagcagtaggcccagacgatataccaatcgaagtgtggaaagttttgggagagacaggtataacatggctcactgacattttcaataggattttgaaaacgaagaagatgccaaatgagtggcgaacgagcactttggtgcctatctacaagaataagggcgacgtacaaaattgcatgaactataagggtattaagctaatgagtcatacaatgaagctctgggagagagtcattgagcatagattgaggcaagagacacgggtttcggacaaccaattcgggttcatgccagggcgctcaaccatggaggcaatctatctcttacaaagattgatggaaagatatagagatgggaaaaatgatttacacatggtctttatagatttggaaaaagcgtatgatagggtcccaagagacattctttggaggattttagagaagaaaggagtacgagtagcatatatccaagctataaaggatatgtatgaaggagcaaagactgccgtaagaactcatgaaggacaaaccgaaagctttcccataactgtaggattacatcaaggctcatccttaagtccttacctttttgcgttggtaatggatgagttaacaggacatattcaagatgatattccttggtgtatgcttttcgcagacgatatagtgttgatagatgaaactcaggaaggggtaaatgcaaagcttaacctttggagagaagtgttggaatttaaaggtcttcgcctaagtcgatcaaagatagaatatatggagtgcaagttcagtgcaaatggaggccaaaacgagttaggggtgaggatcagagatcaagaaataccaaagagcgattgttttcgttacctaggatctatcttgcaaaagaacggagaattagatggagatctcaaccatagaatacaagctcgATGGAtcaagtggaagagtgcatccggcgtgttgtgtgaccgccgtatgccactgaagctcaagggaaaattttataggacggcaataaggccggcgatgctgtatggcacagaatgttgggcggtgaagcatcaacaagtacacaaaatgggtgtagcggagatgaggatgcttcgttggatgtgtgggcacacaagaaaggataagattaggaatgaggatatccggggtaaagtaagagtagccgaaattgaaggaaagatgagagaaaatcggttacggtggtttggacatgtgcaaagaaggcctactaacgctccgattagaagatgcgactatgggacagaggttcagggccgaaggggtagaggaagacctaggaaaactttggaagagactttaagaaaagacttagagtacttggatctaatggaggacatgacacaggaccgagcacaatggcgttcaaagattcatatagccgatcccactcaatgacttggatttttcaagtctccaaccgagaagtttccctcacttgggaaattaagggaatactacctcaacctacatgctccactcacaaagcttcaacatacaagcttcaacaaaagaaaattcagagaAGTTAgcaaagaaggctttggtgtatttaacacaatacgttgaaatgaaggaaagctatttattgatatcccggataagtcacaaatatgtacatatacatgagtcaaaataaacaaacaagagggagccttcacaaaggttgcttaggagaagtctcagcagtcggtagagccccagaaagagcaggcactggagggggatcatttggagcctcagtactggacagaaccctagaaggaggaggcagcagaggttgatcatttggagcttcattacgcggtacagtcccagaagacgaaggcaataaatgcctttggaacaaacccacaaatctctgatgatcaagtaaaacctgaccatcagattccttcatctggttaagcttcctcttcatgtttgtagcatagtcatgtgcaagccggtgcaactgtttattctcatgcttgagccctctaatctcctatttgagactcatcattttagccgccaatgattcaacttggcgggttcgagcaaataggcgttgggccatgttagacacagaacctgcacactgaacactgagagccagagaatccttaacaaccaactcatcagaccgtttggaaagtagtctgttatctttgggagtgagaaggttcctggccactaccgcagcggtcatatcattcttcatcacggaatccccaacggtaagaggaccagtaggggagacgaatgatggacgccatatgttgtctggagaaggcgtggctgcctcttcaacatggttcaagtcaaaacgacggtcggagaggccagacattttcaaaggtgttgaagagagaagaggtcggacaaatcaagatcttagaagtgcaagaatggagcttctactggtggagattcaagtgtgctttggaacttaatgccagcctctataaaaatctgcactcgacggagcttcagaaatcgaagaggcgtttgctttctcaaaagctgggctgctcagagaccacgacacgtttgctttctcaaaagttgggctgctcaaagaccaccaat
This genomic window contains:
- the LOC126632675 gene encoding uncharacterized protein LOC126632675, with amino-acid sequence MKMNSERNRAKARASPVSGALCGPSTVISEQGSLYLHRHPDAVLNEQGGHRNFFSNDSTQSCLGAYAPINFTRDTQKKYFDSIGRGRVKKLGQKGRVQESRMRLGTWNIGTLTGKSMEVVEVMVRRRINIMCLQETKWVGLKAKDLENSGFKLWYSGTNRTKNGVGIIVDKILTQDVVDVKRVGDRIMAIKIVIGQELINVISAYAPQVGLDMSSKEKFWEDLGDLVQGIAQTEKLFIGGDLNGHVGRETGNYGGFHGGHGFGERNEDGEAILDFAMAYDLFLANTFFKKREEHVITYKSGSSKTQIDFLLMRKGDRITCKDCKVIPGESVANQHRLLVMDVHIKRVRKKNKTWKCPRTRWWNLKEEKQVIFKEKAITQCVWDREGEASQM